The proteins below are encoded in one region of Populus alba chromosome 2, ASM523922v2, whole genome shotgun sequence:
- the LOC118057738 gene encoding (+)-neomenthol dehydrogenase-like, whose translation MVVLTARDETRGLEAVEKLNASGLSDQVVFHLLDVMDPASIASLADFIRSQYGKLDILNIPDEWAKGVFSDVDTFTEERIDELLSFTVSLWSVKTDMSNNTGTSSVDEAAVYPVKLALLPVGGPSGFFFILDKLTLLNGK comes from the exons ATGGTGGTGCTAACAGCTAGAGATGAAACGAGGGGTCTTGAAGCTGTTGAGAAACTGAACGCATCTGGTCTCTCCGATCAAGTGGTCTTTCATCTGCTTGATGTAATGGATCCTGCAAGTATTGCATCTCTTGCAGATTTCATCAGAAGTCAATACGGAAAACTTGATATTTTG AATATACCAGATGAATGGGCTAAAGGAGTGTTCAGTGATGTTGATACCTTTACAGAGGAGAGAATAGATGAATTATTAAGCTTTACTGTCAGCCTAT GGTCTGTCAAAACAGATATGAGCAATAATACCGGTACCTCATCGGTTGATGAAGCTGCAGTGTATCCTGTGAAATTGGCGCTGCTTCCTGTTGGAGGACCTTCTGGCTTCTTTTTCATTCTGGATAAATTAACCTTGCTGAATGGAAAATGA
- the LOC118057735 gene encoding (+)-neomenthol dehydrogenase-like, with the protein MAQESTSLATKRYAVVTGANKGIGYEICRQLASNGILVVLTARDEKRGLEAVQKLKDSGISDDLVIYHQLDVVDPDSIISLAEFVKNNFGKLDILVNNAGIGGVALEADAFQRAFEQTGDFPSGEQVWAEIGTQNYEMAEQCVKTNYYGARGMAEALAPLLQLSDSPRIVNVSSLLGLLKNIPNEWAKGLLNDVENLNEDRLDEVVNEFLKDFKEDLLRSKGWPTYMSAYIVAKAAMSAYTRILAKKYPSFRVNCLCPGFCKTDITTNTGPFTAAEGAENAVRLALLPDGGPSGCFFHQKQMLQCF; encoded by the exons ATGGCCCAAGAGTCCACCAGTCTTGCAACAAAGAG GTATGCAGTTGTGACAGGAGCAAACAAGGGGATTGGATATGAAATATGTAGGCAGTTGGCTTCTAATGGGATTTTGGTGGTGTTAACAGCCAGAGATGAAAAAAGGGGTCTTGAAGCTGTTCAAAAGCTGAAAGATTCTGGAATCTCTGATGACCTTGTGATTTACCATCAACTTGATGTGGTTGACCCTGATAGCATTATTTCCCTTGCTGaatttgtgaaaaataattttggaaaactTGACATCTTG GTGAACAATGCTGGGATTGGTGGAGTTGCACTAGAGGCAGATGCTTTTCAAAGAGCCTTTGAACAAACTGGTGATTTT CCATCTGGGGAGCAAGTGTGGGCTGAAATTGGAACTCAAAATTATGAGATGGCAGAACAATGTGTGAAAACAAACTACTATGGTGCAAGAGGAATGGCTGAAGCACTTGCGCCCCTCCTACAGTTGTCTGATTCACCAAGAATTGTAAATGTCTCTTCACTGCTGGGGCTTTTAAAG AACATACCCAATGAATGGGCCAAAGGATTGTTGAATGATGTTGAAAATCTCAATGAAGATAGACTAGACGAGGTTGTGAACGAGTttcttaaagattttaaagaagATTTGTTGAGATCCAAAGGCTGGCCAACTTATATGTCTGCCTATATTGTTGCTAAAGCTGCCATGAGTGCCTACACAAGGATTCTGGCCAAGAAGTATCCAAGCTTCCGCGTCAATTGTCTCTGCCCCGGCTTTTGCAAAACTGACATAACGACCAACACCGGCCCCTTCACCGCTGCCGAAGGAGCCGAAAATGCTGTGAGATTGGCATTGCTGCCTGATGGTGGGCCTTCTGGTTGTTTCTTTCATCAGAAACAAATGCTACAGTGCTTTTGA
- the LOC118057739 gene encoding ABC transporter G family member 20-like, which produces MSDSGHSNMSQGKGLPPFNHNNHQMELQNYPRRSKPSLSPTLAELLKRVDDAQSDTSNYSTPVHQHQVLELGYACSSMPPLTPFVLSFNNLTYSVKVNQKLSFPFCGKDSSLGSSDTSSMKVLLNDISGEAREGEIMAVLGASGSGKSTLIDALADRISKESLKGSVTLNGEVLESRLLKMISAYVMQDDLLFPMLTVEETLMFSADFRLPRSLSKSKKKARVQALIDQLGLRNAANTVIGDEGHRGVSGGERRRVSIGIDIVHDPILLFLDEPTSGLDSTSAFMVVKVLQRIAQRGSIVIMSVHQPSYRILTLLDRLIFLSHGQTVYAGSPGSLPEFFSQFGHPIPENENRTEFALDLIRELEEAPDGTKTLVDFNKSWQVMKNPKNRNFNASKLSLKDAISASISRGKLVSGAPNNSSLTSSVPTFANPLWIEMMVISKRSLLNAKRMPELFGIRLGAVLVTGIILATVFYHLDNSPRGAQERLGFFAFAMSTTYYTCAESIPAFLQERYIFMRETAYNAYRRSSYVLAHSLISIPSLVVLSIAFAATTFWAVRLDGGFSGFCFFFFTILSAFWAGSSFVTFLSGVVSHVMLGFTIVVAILAYFLLFSGFFISRDRIPSFWLWFHYISLVKYPYEAALQNEFHDPAKCFVRGVQMFDTTPLAAVPLSLKLNMLKSISNTLGMNITSNTCVVTGADILRQQGITDISKWNCLWITIAWGFFFRILFYFALLFGSKNKRS; this is translated from the coding sequence ATGTCCGATTCAGGACATTCAAACATGTCACAGGGAAAAGGGCTGCCACCCTTTAACCATAACAACCACCAAATGGAGCTCCAAAATTATCCTAGAAGATCCAAACCATCTCTTTCTCCCACCCTTGCCGAGCTCCTAAAGCGTGTAGACGATGCACAAAGCGACACATCCAATTACAGCACTCCTGTCCATCAGCATCAAGTCCTTGAGCTAGGATATGCTTGTAGCTCTATGCCACCATTAACCCCTTTTGTCCTTTCTTTTAACAACTTGACATACAGTGTCAAAGTTAACCAAAAACTGTCGTTTCCATTCTGTGGAAAGGACTCTTCACTTGGTTCTTCGGATACATCTAGCATGAAGGTTTTGTTGAATGATATTTCAGGAGAAGCAAGAGAAGGGGAAATTATGGCCGTTCTTGGGGCTAGCGGGTCTGGTAAATCCACATTGATTGATGCACTAGCTGACCGAATTTCGAAGGAGAGCTTGAAAGGTTCTGTGACTTTGAATGGTGAGGTCTTGGAGTCAAGGCTATTGAAAATGATATCTGCTTATGTTATGCAAGATGATCTTTTGTTTCCAATGCTTACTGTGGAAGAGACGCTAATGTTCTCGGCCGATTTCAGGCTTCCTCGCTCCCTCTCCAAGTcgaaaaagaaagcaagagtTCAGGCCTTGATTGATCAATTAGGCCTGCGTAATGCAGCCAATACTGTGATTGGAGATGAAGGACATAGAGGCGTGTCAGGAGGTGAAAGAAGAAGAGTCTCTATTGGAATTGACATTGTTCACGACCCAATTCTCTTGTTTCTTGACGAGCCAACTTCAGGGCTTGATTCAACTAGTGCTTTCATGGTTGTTAAGGTCTTGCAGCGCATCGCACAAAGAGGAAGCATTGTAATCATGTCCGTACACCAACCAAGTTACAGAATCCTGACCTTACTTGACCGTCTGATCTTTCTTTCACATGGACAAACAGTATATGCTGGCTCTCCAGGAAGTCTTCCAGAATTCTTTTCTCAGTTTGGACATCCAATTCCTGAGAATGAGAACCGAACTGAGTTTGCTTTGGATTTGATTCGTGAACTTGAAGAAGCTCCAGATGGAACCAAGACGCTTGTTGATTTCAACAAGTCATGGCAAGTCATGAAAAACCCCAAGAACAGAAACTTCAACGCATCCAAGCTTTCACTCAAGGACGCAATAAGTGCCAGCATTTCGAGAGGAAAACTGGTCTCTGGTGCCCCAAATAATTCAAGCTTGACATCTTCAGTTCCAACCTTTGCCAATCCACTTTGGATTGAAATGATGGTTATAAGCAAAAGATCGCTACTAAATGCAAAAAGAATGCCTGAATTGTTTGGAATTCGCCTTGGTGCTGTTCTTGTTACTGGTATAATCCTGGCCACCGTTTTTTATCATCTTGACAACTCTCCTAGAGGTGCGCAAGAGCGATTGGGCTTTTTTGCTTTTGCCATGTCCACTACTTACTACACCTGTGCAGAATCTATCCCTGCCTTTCTGCAAGAACGTTATATTTTCATGAGGGAAACCGCCTACAATGCTTATCGTCGCTCATCCTACGTTCTTGCTCACTCTCTAATCTCGATTCCCTCTCTGGTTGTACTTTCTATTGCCTTCGCCGCAACAACATTCTGGGCTGTAAGACTCGATGGCGGGTTTTCTGggttctgtttcttcttcttcacgaTCTTGTCCGCATTTTGGGCTGGAAGTTCGTTTGTTACGTTTCTTTCAGGAGTTGTATCTCATGTTATGCTGGGTTTCACCATTGTGGTTGCCATTTTGGCCTACTTTCTTCTCTTCAGTGGGTTCTTTATCTCTCGAGATCGAATTCCTTCGTTTTGGTTATGGTTTCACTATATTTCTCTTGTGAAATATCCATATGAGGCAGCTTTGCAAAATGAATTTCATGATCCAGCTAAATGTTTTGTCAGGGGCGTGCAAATGTTTGATACCACGCCTCTCGCCGCAGTGCCATTGTCATTGAAATTGAACATGTTGAAGAGCATTAGCAACACTTTGGGCATGAACATTACAAGTAACACCTGTGTAGTCACGGGAGCAGATATTCTCAGGCAACAAGGGATAACAGATATAAGCAAATGGAACTGCTTGTGGATCACTATCGCTTGGGGGTTTTTCTTCAGGATTCTATTTTACTTTGCTTTGTTGTTTGGTAGCAAGAACAAGAGGAGTTAA
- the LOC118057741 gene encoding (+)-neomenthol dehydrogenase-like, translated as MAEATKSYAVVTGANKGIGFEICRQLASKGIVVVLTSRNEKRGLESVQKLNESGLSDFVVFHQLDVADINSIASLADFIKSQFGKLDILVNNAGVGGVKTDGDALKAAISAKEGAKINWSEFITQTWEFAEECLRINYYGAKRVAEALIPLLQLSDSPRIVNVSSSMGKLKGVSNEWAKGVLGDAENLTEERVDEVLSKYLEDFKEGSLETEGWPAMMSAYILSKAAMSAYTRVLAKKHPTFCINCVCPGYVKTDINFNTGIGPVEEGAENVVRLALLPNGGPSGCFFDRTEESPF; from the exons ATGGCAGAAGCAACCAAGAG ttatgCAGTGGTTACAGGAGCAAACAAGGGTATTGGGTTCGAGATTTGTAGGCAGTTGGCTTCTAAAGGGATTGTGGTGGTCTTGACTTCCAGAAATGAGAAGAGAGGCCTTGAATCTGTTCAAAAGCTCAACGAGTCTGGTCTCTCAGATTTTGTGGTTTTTCATCAACTTGATGTGGCTGATATCAACAGTATCGCTTCTTTGGCAGATTTCATCAAAAGCCAATTTGGAAAGCTTGATATCTTG GTGAACAATGCAGGAGTAGGTGGAGTCAAAACAGATGGGGATGCTTTAAAGGCTGCGATTTCGGCTAAG GAAGGTGCAAAGATCAATTGGAGTGAATTTATCACTCAAACTTGGGAGTTTGCCGAAGAGTGCCTGAGAATAAACTATTATGGTGCAAAGAGAGTGGCCGAAGCACTTATTCCCTTACTCCAATTGTCTGATTCACCAAGAATTGTTAATGTTTCCTCTTCCATGGGAAAGTTGAAG GGTGTATCAAATGAATGGGCTAAAGGAGTGCTAGGTGATGCTGAAAACCTTACAGAAGAGAGAGTGGATGAGGTTTTGAGCAAGTATTTAGAAGATTTCAAAGAGGGTTCTTTGGAAACGGAAGGCTGGCCTGCTATGATGTCTGCATATATACTCTCGAAAGCAGCTATGAGTGCCTACACACGGGTCCTGGCCAAGAAGCACCCAACTTTCTGTATCAACTGTGTCTGTCCTGGTTATGTTAAAACAGATATAAACTTCAATACAGGCATAGGTCCCGTTGAAGAAGGTGCTGAAAATGTAGTTAGGCTAGCTCTGCTGCCTAATGGTGGTCCTTCTGGTTGTTTCTTTGATAGGACGGAGGAGTCGCCTTTCTGA
- the LOC118057742 gene encoding bifunctional protein FolD 4, chloroplastic, whose translation MSSSLVFIDSSTSTASHLLPFSRITTPFNGAVSLRRSVGPLNVRPFVLSPLRTLSVNSSNNPSPVINDKSGGEASAKVIDGKMVAKQIRDEITAEVLKMKEAIGVVPGLAVILVGDRKDSATYVRNKKKACESVGINSFEVRLPEDSTEQEVIKFISEFNNDPSVHGILVQLPLPSHMDEQNVLNAVDIEKDVDGFHPLNIGRLAMRGRDPLFVPCTPKGCIELLHRYAVEIKGKRAVVIGRSNIVGMPAALLLQREDATVSIVHSRTKNPEEIVKHADIIISAVGQPNMVRGSWLKPGAVVIDVGINPVEDAKSPRGYKLVGDVCYEEACKVASAVTPVPGGVGPMTIAMLLSNTLSSAKRTHNFQ comes from the exons ATGTCCTCATCACTTGTCTTCATCGACTCCTCCACCTCCACAGCTTCTCATCTTCTTCCATTTTCGCGAATCACCACCCCTTTTAATGGCGCCGTTTCTCTTCGCCGCTCAGTGGGACCTCTCAATGTCAGACCCTTTGTCCTCTCCCCTCTCAGAACCCTCTCTGTTAATTCTTCAAACAACCCGTCTCCTGTAATCAATG ATAAATCGGGTGGGGAAGCGTCTGCGAAGGTAATTGATGGGAAAATGGTTGCAAAGCAAATAAGAGATGAGATAACAGCTGAAGTGTTAAAGATGAAGGAAGCAATTGGTGTTGTTCCTGGGTTAGCGGTGATTCTTGTTGGCGACAGGAAGGATTCTGCTACTTATGTACGCAACAAGAAAAAAGCTTGCGAGTCTGTTGGGATTAATTCTTTTGAAGTACGTTTGCCAGAAGACTCTACCGAACAAGAAGTGATTAAGTTTATTTCGGAGTTCAATAATGATCCTTCAGTTCATGGCATCCTTGTCCAGTTGCCTCTGCCTTCG CATATGGATGAGCAGAATGTGTTGAATGCTGTTGACATTGAGAAGGATGTGGATGGTTTCCATCCATTGAACATTGGTCGTCTTGCAATGCGAGGAAGAGACCCGCTGTTTGTTCCGTGTACGCCTAAAGGGTGCATAGAGTTGTTGCATAGATATGCTGTTGAAATCAAAGGGAAGAGAGCTGTTGTGATTGGTCGGAGCAATATTGTTGGGATGCCGGCTGCTTTATTGCTTCAG AGGGAAGATGCTACAGTGAGCATTGTCCATTCTAGAACCAAGAACCCCGAGGAGATTGTAAAACATGCAGATATAATAATCTCTGCCGTAGGGCAACCAAATATGGTGAGAGGCAGCTGGTTAAAACCCGGCGCAGTTGTAATTGATGTTGGAATTAATCCAGTTGAG GATGCAAAAAGCCCTCGAGGTTACAAATTGGTTGGAGATGTCTGCTATGAGGAGGCCTGCAAGGTTGCTTCAGCTGTCACTCCAGTTCCTGGAGGTGTTGGTCCTATGACTATAGCAATGCTCCTCTCTAATACTCTCAGCTCAGCAAAGAGGACACACAACTTTCAGTGA